TCTGCGGGCAATGGAACGGTTGATATAAGCCTTGGCAAAATTAGGAAAGAACCGGATGGCCATTGAAAAATCACGAATGGCTTTGCCGTGTTCTTCACGTTCCATCCTTAGCAGGCCTCTGTTGAAATAGGTAAGAATATTCTGAGGGTTGTATTGCAGCACCTGGTTGTAATCTTCAATGGCATCATCATAGGCTCCAATCTCAGTTTTCAGCAATGCCCTGTTATAATAAGCCAGAGCATTTGCAGGCTCAATTTTAATAACGCGGTCGAGATCCTCCAAAGCATTTTGATATTGATTCAACTGATAGTGGGTGAGCGACCGGTGGATCAATGCCTGTGAATTGTCGGATTCAAAATGAAGGGCCCGGTCAAAATCTTCCAGGGCACGGGAATATTTTTCCTGTTGATGATATATTCTTCCTCTTGTAACATAAGCATTTGTAAATGCAGAATCTATCTGAATTGCCATGGAAAGGTCCTGGAGCGTGGCCGTAGTATCATCCAGGTTGAGTTCGCTTATAGCCCGGTAATAATATGCCCTTTTGTTTTTTTTATTTTTTTCCAGGGCTTTATTGAAATCTTCTATTGCTTCCCGGTAATTTTCGAGGCGTAGCTTGCAAAAACCTCTTTGGACAAACAGCTCTGGCTGGCCCGTAACAAATTTGAGTGTGGTGTTGAAATCTTCAATGGCCCCCTGGAAGTTATAAAGCTGAATGCGTGACATCGCCCGGTAATAATAAGCTTCAACGGCATTGTTTTTGGATTCTATTGCCTGAGAATAATCCCTTTCGGCTCCATAATAATCCTGAAGGTTGTATTTGGCTGTGCCTCTTAAAAAGTAAGCTGTGGGGTGATGAGGCCGGTATTCCAGAACCGTATTGAAAGTTTTGATGGCCTCGGAATACCTGTAATGATAAAGCTGTTCCCGGCCTTTTTGAATATAATAATCAATATTCAACTGGCTTAATACCGTAAAGGGCAGTAAAAGAAAAAAAGCAATACATTGGAATTTTAATGATTTCATTGAATTTGCTGAGCAGGTATTTACAAAGTTTTATAAATCAGCCGGATGATCCGTGATAATTCTTCTTCATCCGTATTATCGAATGAATCCAGTTCTTTGCTGTCAATGTCCAGTACACCAGTGATCTTACCGTTTCTGTTTTGTAAGGGAACAACAATTTCCGATCTGGAACGGGAATCACACGCAATATGCCCCGGGAATTGTTCTACATCGGGAACAATAACCGGTATTTGCCGTTCAATCCCCGTCCAGCACACACCTTTGCCTTTTTCCAGTTCCTGGCAGGCCACAGGCCCCTGATAGGGTCCTACAATAAGCCTGTCATTTTTCAGGAAATAATACCCCGTCCAGAAGAAATGGTCCATTTTATGGTGCAAAACGGCAATAACCGTGGACATTCTTGCAAGTGTATCATCACTTTTGGGTAATAGACCCGAAAGCTGATCATATATTCTTTTATATCGGTTCTTCTTTTTTGTGTTCTCCATCTTGACATTGGGATTTAAATCAGGGTATCAAATCTAATTAATTTTTAAAAAGAGGAAAAGTAAAAAAACAAATGCAGTTATAAGATGTATAAATTCCATTCGTCTAAAGAATTTTTACACTTATCAAAAAATAACAAATGCTTAATAAATCTTTTTGATTTTGTGTTGTTCTAATCATTAAATTTGACAATTAGAATTAAACTTATGGCTTATGAACCAGATTGGTCTTAAAAAATTATATAAAGAAATTGAGAATGTTCCCGGCCAGGAATATGTAAAAATACCGGCGACCCAGCGTACTCCTGAAATCTTGCTGGACAGGACAGGAACCGACGGAACCATACAATTTTCGGGGAGGTCTCTTCCGGATGATGCCAGGGGTTTTTATAATCCCATCCTGATTTGGATTGAGGAATATTTTTCAAATCCTCATCCAAAGACTTCCATCCGGTTCAATCTGGAATACTTCAATACATCTTCTTCTAAAATGTTGTTGCAGATTATTAAAAAATTGGAGAAACTGGAAAAGCATAATAAGAACGTAACCATTGAATGGTGTTACATGGAGGATGATGAAGATATTCTGGAATCAGGGAAGACCTTTCAGGAGTTGACCAGCATACCTTTTAATTTTGTTTCTTATCAGTAAAAATAAAGGGCGGAGCCGGTTTTGAGACCGTTGCTCCCCCTATATTACAACTTCCTATTGATTTTATCTTATCTATAATGTTACATGGCAATTTCTTCTTTTACATGAGTTGCTCCTGCTATATTACCGGTTGAGTTTATTTCTGAATTCCTCCATGTGCTGGGCTGTTTCCCTTACCAATCGCTGAACCTCAAGTCCGTGTTCAAGGCCGGGCATAAAGGCCCTGGAATCCGCTCCGGTTAAAAATACATAATGTGCATGTTTGAGGGCACGAAGCCAGCCACCCGGCACATGTTTTGACGGAAATCCGGTTACCGGCTCAAAGTTGCTCCCGGTAAAGACCGTGGTCCATTGATTTTCACTTCCCAGGCAATATTCAAAGCGGTCGGGGTAAAATGAGTTATAGCGTAGCGCGCCGTTATAAAAATACATGTCAAACCCAAGCACATCACCCATTCCTGCACTAATTCGGCTGGCTGAAAGATTCCCCACGGCCCCTGTTTTTTTATCGACAAGAGATATTTCGCTGTACAGATCAGAATCTGCCGGTACATCCGGGAAAGCTCCTCCCTGTAAAGCATTGGTAATGCTGAGCGAATCTCCGAGAAAGGCTACAAGCATACTGATGGAATGAGATCCCAAGTCGGCCATAGCGCCCCCGTCGGGAGCAGAAGTAAGCCTGTTCCTGCGTTTCTCCCTGTAGCTTTTTTTTAGGTAATCGGTGTGTTTATAGGTAAAGGAGAAGTGGATGGGTTGTCCGAAGTCTTGCTCCATCAGGAAATTCAAAGCCTCCCGTACGGGTGAGGAGAAAAGGAACTGAAACCCTACCTGTATTTTTTTATTGCTGCTGTTTGACTGAAGCCATTCGGCTATTTTCTCCTCTTCCTCTTTGGTGGAACAAATGGGTTTTTCCAGATAAATTCTTTCCACCCCCTTCATCTGCAGGGCGGCTTCAAGATGCACATAGTGCTGGTTATTTGGGCTGAGAATGAATACTGTATTGATTTCGCCGTCATTAATGAAGGATTTTAGATCCAAAGCCTTTTCAAAACCATATTTTTTCGCAAATTCCGACCGGCTCGATTCCCTGGCTGAAGTTACAGCCATAAATTCGATCTCGGGTGAATCAGGGTAATAGAATTTCAAGGCCTGTAATGCGTACGCATGTGCTTTGGCTATGCCTCCGGCTCCTATGAATCCTGCTTTTATTTTGTTCATCTTTCAGTTATTTTAGAGAATACACAATCAATTTGTATTTTGATGTTTAACCCGAATTATTCTCAAATAATTCTGTCGCTATTGAAAAACCTGGCTTTTTGCTTCAATAAATTTCGCAAAAAGCCGGTTTTTCTAATGCGGGGTTACCTTGCTCCGCAGAAGCTTCGCGAAGGCGAGCCTGCATCCATCCCGCAAACCATCCCGCATTCAAAAACTTCACTATCCCGCTTCCTCAGCGGGATTTTTGAATAGTGCAGGTTAAAATTAAATAAACAGACTAAGCAGCAATACCATAATAAAACCTGTAATAGAAATAATGGTTTCCATGATCGTCCAGGATTTCAGCGTTTGTTTTTCATCCATTCCCATATATTTTCCCACAAGCCAGAAACCGCTATCGTTGACATGGGAGAGGATGGTGGCTCCCGAGGCGATAGAAAGTACCACCAAAGCGGTCTGCATCTGGGAAAGATCAAAGACCGGGAGGACCGGTGCCATAATGCCTGCTGCGGTTATCATGGAGACGGTGTTTGAACCCTGGGTAACGCGAACAATAACAGCCAGCAGGTATGCCAGCACAATCGGTGGCATACTTGAATTTTTCATGTTTTCAGCCACCATTTCACCGACCCCGCTGTCGATGAGTACCTGTTTAAAAACTCCGCCGGCACCGGTAACCAGGATAATCAATCCGGCCGGCCCCAGTGCCTTACCCGAAAGCCGGGAAAGTTTTGCCTTGCTGAAGCCTTTTTTATACCCCAATACATAAAGGGCAAGCAATGTAGCGATTGTAAGCGCGGTGAACGGATGGCCGATCAGTGCAAAAATCTGGTACACGTTTTCACTGATCATGATGTCATTTTTGTAGAGGATTTCCGTGACAGAATGGATGATAATCAAAACCAGAGGCAATGCTATAATGAGCACTACTGTCCTGAAAGAAGGGTATATTTCCGGTTTATCTTCAACCTTATCGGCCGTGAAATAGTCCGGTGGGCTTAGTTGGATTTTTTTGCTGATGTATTTTCCAAAAACCGGTCCCGCAATAATGGCGGTAGGAATACCGACAATAATACCAAAAATGATGATCCATCCAAGCTGGACATCCAGAATTTGTGCTACTGCAACCGGGCCTGGCGTAGGCGGTATGAATGCATGGGTCACAGCCAAACCGGCCAGCAAGGGTATTCCATACAATAAAAGCGAACGTTTTGTTTCCCGACCCAACGCATATATGATCGGGATGAGAATAACAAAACCTACATCCAGAAATACAGGTATGGCAATAATAAAACCAGTGAACACCAGTGCCCACGAGGCCTTTTCCCATCCAAATTTTTTCAGCATATAATGGGCTATGGACTCGGCTCCACCCGAAGCTTCCAAAAGCTGTCCAAAGATCGCGCCCAGTCCAACGACGGTGGCGACAAATCCCAGCGTACTGGCCATGCCTTCTTCAATGCTTTCGATAATAGAGGTGAACTCCATGCCTGTCATTAGGCCGACAATGATACTTGTGAGGAGCAAAGAAAGAAAGGCATGAATTTTTAATTTGAGCACGAGAAACAGCAGTATCAGTATTGCTGCGGCTACGCTAATTACCA
This DNA window, taken from Bacteroidales bacterium, encodes the following:
- a CDS encoding tetratricopeptide repeat protein, which produces MKSLKFQCIAFFLLLPFTVLSQLNIDYYIQKGREQLYHYRYSEAIKTFNTVLEYRPHHPTAYFLRGTAKYNLQDYYGAERDYSQAIESKNNAVEAYYYRAMSRIQLYNFQGAIEDFNTTLKFVTGQPELFVQRGFCKLRLENYREAIEDFNKALEKNKKNKRAYYYRAISELNLDDTTATLQDLSMAIQIDSAFTNAYVTRGRIYHQQEKYSRALEDFDRALHFESDNSQALIHRSLTHYQLNQYQNALEDLDRVIKIEPANALAYYNRALLKTEIGAYDDAIEDYNQVLQYNPQNILTYFNRGLLRMEREEHGKAIRDFSMAIRFFPNFAKAYINRSIARRELGDQEGAMKDRQKARQITQAYQDNRLERVNFADTTENFKRLISLQGSQNMPRHFGNIQQSIEPRNIFTLYYSRGNDKNLTEKFKKYLGDSLITREVSYLDKFFILGTDRRDTQSKDYYLKKIDQITDSIERYPGKGKYLFKRALLKEHTKNYNGALNDLSLAGKHTENQFLIHFLRANIRSRMIQYIKMMEDDTRIINIDLNNQLVEEPISREVTFHDYNKVIQDYNRAVKLAPRFIYTYYNRANIKIENKNHEGAINDYDKVTFLDSEFSQAYFNRGLTYIYLQQTTKGCIDISKAGELGIEEAYNVIKLYCQ
- a CDS encoding gluconate:H+ symporter; the encoded protein is MSETYLVISVAAAILILLFLVLKLKIHAFLSLLLTSIIVGLMTGMEFTSIIESIEEGMASTLGFVATVVGLGAIFGQLLEASGGAESIAHYMLKKFGWEKASWALVFTGFIIAIPVFLDVGFVILIPIIYALGRETKRSLLLYGIPLLAGLAVTHAFIPPTPGPVAVAQILDVQLGWIIIFGIIVGIPTAIIAGPVFGKYISKKIQLSPPDYFTADKVEDKPEIYPSFRTVVLIIALPLVLIIIHSVTEILYKNDIMISENVYQIFALIGHPFTALTIATLLALYVLGYKKGFSKAKLSRLSGKALGPAGLIILVTGAGGVFKQVLIDSGVGEMVAENMKNSSMPPIVLAYLLAVIVRVTQGSNTVSMITAAGIMAPVLPVFDLSQMQTALVVLSIASGATILSHVNDSGFWLVGKYMGMDEKQTLKSWTIMETIISITGFIMVLLLSLFI
- a CDS encoding GAF domain-containing protein translates to MENTKKKNRYKRIYDQLSGLLPKSDDTLARMSTVIAVLHHKMDHFFWTGYYFLKNDRLIVGPYQGPVACQELEKGKGVCWTGIERQIPVIVPDVEQFPGHIACDSRSRSEIVVPLQNRNGKITGVLDIDSKELDSFDNTDEEELSRIIRLIYKTL
- a CDS encoding DUF1987 domain-containing protein — encoded protein: MNQIGLKKLYKEIENVPGQEYVKIPATQRTPEILLDRTGTDGTIQFSGRSLPDDARGFYNPILIWIEEYFSNPHPKTSIRFNLEYFNTSSSKMLLQIIKKLEKLEKHNKNVTIEWCYMEDDEDILESGKTFQELTSIPFNFVSYQ
- a CDS encoding Gfo/Idh/MocA family oxidoreductase, which translates into the protein MNKIKAGFIGAGGIAKAHAYALQALKFYYPDSPEIEFMAVTSARESSRSEFAKKYGFEKALDLKSFINDGEINTVFILSPNNQHYVHLEAALQMKGVERIYLEKPICSTKEEEEKIAEWLQSNSSNKKIQVGFQFLFSSPVREALNFLMEQDFGQPIHFSFTYKHTDYLKKSYREKRRNRLTSAPDGGAMADLGSHSISMLVAFLGDSLSITNALQGGAFPDVPADSDLYSEISLVDKKTGAVGNLSASRISAGMGDVLGFDMYFYNGALRYNSFYPDRFEYCLGSENQWTTVFTGSNFEPVTGFPSKHVPGGWLRALKHAHYVFLTGADSRAFMPGLEHGLEVQRLVRETAQHMEEFRNKLNR